From Mytilus edulis chromosome 8, xbMytEdul2.2, whole genome shotgun sequence, one genomic window encodes:
- the LOC139484828 gene encoding uncharacterized protein: protein MRKRLEDSYKSTGFGCLQDFINSLLVKHILFHLRHKNSKCCVDKANCVNQQSLPLNYSQWNRMYTAGSAKHNCHCKYTAKPISLNDLDLTLLSLILLNCCSLSSDEETLISDIREFKNNYLSHNTDGAISETEYTTLWTDLTSYVQQLDPNKQHDLVITQNRPLDESLCQYYVTCLLDVHVILEKIDTKIDATSAEIRTTIGNGNTEVLETIDTVTAQVLASMSTNNDLLVAKIEEMSQNMICQRCKRNIDEKEGLSQPYKLGQSSFILHHQIDLASVVSDDSGGVTDLVMMDDGRLVMCLPDLDMLLICNTDGSQADIIRVPGEPWHVTAVNNTTVAVPLHERSCVWMYDINNKLKLKSISVPEMLCGNIANIDKQLVIRGDKRLLIIDHQTGEVVNTIETGCGPWRLHGSGDRIFYGDDDDNSTNVYCYSFTDDSHYILTLPSKPDKMTTLHDFSIYVVCDDGSVQHVSSDGKQFKTVSTNGLKQMKYPRISYNFKQRKLATMVDLNGIVNFFYEK, encoded by the exons ATGAGAAAGAGGCTAGAAGACAGCTACAAAAGTACAGGATTTGGCTGTTTGCAAGATTTTATTAATAGTCTTCTTGTCAAGCATATCCTATTTCATTTGCGTCACAAAAATAGCAAATGCTGTGTTGACAAAGCTAATTGTGTAAACCAGCAATCTCTTCCTCTTAACTATAGCCAGTGGAATAGGATGTACACTGCAGGATCAGCGAAACATAACTGTCATTGCAAGTATACAGCTAAGCCTATTTCCTTGAATGATCTTGACCTCACTTTGTTAAGTTTAATTTTACTGAACTGCTGCAGCCTGTCATCAGATGAAGAAACTTTGATTTCTGACATCCGAGAATTCAAAAACAATTATCTAAGCCACAACACAGACGGTGCAATTTCTGAGACAGAATACACCACACTCTGGACAGACTTAACATCATATGTTCAACAATTGGACCCAAACAAACAGCATGACCTTGTTATAACACAAAACAGACCATTGGATGAGTCTCTTTGTCAGTACTATGTAACTTGTCTTCTAGATGTACATGTAATACTTGAAAAG ATTGATACAAAAATAGATGCAACATCTGCAGAAATAAGGACAACTATTGGCAATGGTAATACTGAAGTATTGGAAACTATTGACACAGTAACTGCTCAAGTACTGGCTTCAATGAGTACCAACAACGATTTATTGGTAGCTAAAATAGAG GAGATGTCACAGAATATGATCTGTCAGAGatgtaaaagaaatattgatgAAAAAG AAGGACTTTCACAGCCATACAAACTCGGTCAGTCCTCTTTCATACTCCATCATCAGATAGACTTGGCATCAGTAGTTAGTGATGACTCAGGCGGAGTAACAGATCTAGTGATGATGGATGATGGTAGACTGGTAATGTGTTTACCGGACCTTGACATGTTACTAATCTGTAATACAGATGGGTCACAGGCAGACATTATTCGTGTACCTGGTGAACCATGGCATGTTACAGCAGTGAACAACACTACCGTAGCTGTTCCATTGCATGAAAGAAGTTGTGTATGGATGTATGACATAAACAATAAACTAAAACTTAAATCAATATCAGTACCAGAAATGTTGTGTGGTAACATTGCAAATATAGACAAACAATTAGTAATTAGGGGTGATAAGAGACTGCTGATCATTGATCACCAGACAGGAGAGGTGGTTAATACAATAGAGACTGGCTGTGGTCCTTGGAGGTTACATGGTTCTGGTGACAGAATATTCTACGGTGATGACGATGATAACAGCACCAATGTGTACTGTTACAGTTTTACTGATGACAGTCATTACATCCTAACATTACCTTCAAAACCCGATAAGATGACTACACTACACGATTTCAGTATTTATGTCGTTTGTGATGATGGATCAGTACAACATGTGTCATCTGATGGTAAACAATTTAAAACTGTCTCAACAAATGGactaaaacaaatgaaatatccTCGTATATCATACAATTTTAAGCAAAGAAAACTAGCCACAATGGTTGATCTAAATGGAATTGTCAATTTCTTCTATGAGAAATAA